Proteins encoded in a region of the Pristis pectinata isolate sPriPec2 chromosome 16, sPriPec2.1.pri, whole genome shotgun sequence genome:
- the tgm2a gene encoding protein-glutamine gamma-glutamyltransferase 2a: MAQALEVASTDLQCQLNNTAHNTADFGFRRLVLRRGARFTITVKFTSRGYQPQHDQISFIVETVLDASEASEKVEFQLSSSVTENSWSAALGNNAGSQLTLSMCSPSTSKIGRFSLKMVCTTQGYSRQFHLGEFIILFNPWCSADAVFLASEDQRREYVLNDQGLTYYGTNKNISSLPWNFGQFEDGILDICLKILDNSKNYLENPKEDCSKRNDPVYISRLVTAMVNCNDDRGILQGRWDGNYSHGTAPTTWIGSISILRRWSNSGCQPVLYGQCWVFAAVACTVLRCFGIATRHITNFNSAHDTEQDLRIDSFSDENGRTLNIMKDSVWNFHCWVESWMTRPDLKAGYDGWQVLDPTPQERSEGIFCCGPASLKAIKNGDVNLNFDTPFVFAEVNADMVSWLVRKDGSRTKIDVNSRLIGQFISTKAVGSDDREDVTHNYKYPEGSEEERNIFHKANKSISLPNEPKKPFSVKLNANRVNVNGSNFEASFVVSNQSSETKNCRLLLCAQTTTYNGKPFQECGWKDLENFTIGPQEAKTETLQVKYTDYSGRLTDHNQICITGLVIEYNTYEVLVAKKVITMQNPELQIKILGEPVQYRDMTAEICFTNPLPENVCDGFFLVEGAGLTEEQRLPCPVQSIGPGQEVKIKAKFTPQKSGQRKLLVDFDCNKLKDVKGSKTVIIKPYH, translated from the exons ttttggATGCTTCAGAGGCATCTGAAAAAGTCGAGTTTCAACTTTCAAGTTCAGTGACTGAAAACTCGTGGAGTGCTGCCCTTGGAAACAATGCTGGGAGTCAACTCACCCTGTCCATGTGTTCACCATCCACGAGTAAAATCGGCCGCTTCTCCTTGAAGATGGTGTGCACAACACAGGGCTATTCTAGGCAGTTTCATCTGGGAGAATTCATCATCCTCTTCAACCCCTGGTGCTCAG CTGATGCTGTCTTCCTAGCTTCTGAGGATCAGCGCAGGGAATATGTGCTGAATGATCAGGGGTTGACGTATTACGgtacaaataaaaacatttcatcGTTACCCTGGAACTTTGGGCAG TTTGAAGATGGGATTTTGGATATTTGCCTGAAAATCTTGGACAACAGCAAAAACTACCTGGAAAATCCAAAGGAAGACTGCTCCAAGAGGAACGATCCCGTTTACATCAGCAGGCTTGTGACTGCGATG GTGAATTGCAATGACGACAGGGGGAtactgcagggaaggtgggatggTAACTATTCACATGGAACAGCTCCAACAACGTGGATTGGAAGCATTTCCATCCTTCGTCGATGGAGCAACTCCGGATGTCAGCCTGTCCTCTATGGCCAGTGTTGGGTGTTTGCTGCTGTGGCCTGTACAG TTTTGAGATGTTTTGGAATTGCCACTCGGCACATCACCAATTTCAACTCTGCACATGACACGGAGCAAGATTTACGAATTGACTCCTTCAGTGATGAGAATGGAAGAACCTTGAACATAATGAAAGACAGCGTCTG gaacttccATTGCTGGGTGGAATCTTGGATGACACGGCCTGATTTGAAGGCAGGCTATGATGGTTGGCAAGTACTGGACCCCACTCCACAGGAGCGGAGTGAAG GAATCTTCTGCTGTGGTCCAGCTTCTCTCAAAGCCATTAAGAATGGGGACGTTAATCTGAATTTTGATACTCCATTTGTCTTTGCTGAAGTCAACGCAGACATGGTGTCGTGGCTAGTCCGAAAGGACGGTTCAAGGACAAAGATTGACGTTAACAGTCGATTAATTGGTCAGTTCATCAGCACAAAGGCCGTTGGCAGCGATGACCGTGAGGATGTCACACACAATTACAAGTATCCAGAAG GTTCTGAAGAAGAAAGGAACATTTTCCATAAAGCCAACAAGTCTATCAGTCTGCCCAATGAGCCAAAGAAACCATTCTCTGTAAAACTGAACGCCAACAGGGTCAACGTGAACGGGAGTAATTTTGAAGCCTCTTTTGTTGTCTCGAATCAGTCCTCAGAGACAAAGAATTGCAGGCTTTTGCTCTGTGCCCAAACCACCACGTACAATGGGAAACCATTTCAGGAATGTGGATGGAAGGATCTGGAGAACTTCACAATTGGACCTCAAGAAG CGAAGACCGAGACCCTTCAGGTGAAGTACACAGACTACAGCGGGCGCTTAACAGATCACAATCAGATCTGCATCACAGGCCTTGTCATTGAGTACAATACGTATGAAGTACTGGTTGCCAAAAAAGTGATCACGATGCAGAATCCAGAACTGCAAATTAAG ATTCTGGGAGAACCAGTACAGTACCGAGACATGACGGCAGAGATTTGCTTCACCAACCCACTGCCGGAGAATGTGTGTGATGGGTTCTTTCTGGTAGAGGGAGCTGGCCTCACTGAGGAACAGAGGCTTCCGTGCCC GGTTCAGTCCATTGGCCCAGGCCAAGAGGTGAAGATAAAGGCTAAATTCACCCCTCAGAAATCAGGCCAGAGGAAACTGCTTGTGGACTTCGACTGCAACAAGCTGAAAGATGTGAAGGGTTCCAAAACCGTTATTATTAAACCGTATCACTAA